A segment of the Nasonia vitripennis strain AsymCx chromosome 2, Nvit_psr_1.1, whole genome shotgun sequence genome:
GAAAGAGCATATAGCGGTGCGCCGGGACGGACGGAGTGTGGAAGCTGGAAAAATTCCGGGATCGCGTCTGACACATTTCTCGCGTCTTCCCGAGAACCTCGAGCCCGACTGCAGCGCACAGTTTTGTCTCTTATTTCTCGAGCTTTCCTTGTCTTGTATATACCtgcgtatgcgcgcgcgcgggaacgTGTGCGGGAACGTGTGCCCGCCAGGGACGCTCGGAACGGTTTGTCTGGCTTGGCTTGTTGTCGCTGCTACTGAATGTATATTGTGTATAGTTATACGGGGAATCCTAcggaaaaaatatactttctTCGGGACTTTAAAAAcggtagaaaaaaaattgttgggGCACGCGCCCGGACCACTTACTTTCTAATTGTCCATATGCTTGAAAcgatgcaaaaccacgttccaactCTGAAAAAGTGCAAAACAATGCGTATAGCATGTAAATACGGGAAAAGagcttaatttaaaaaaaaatttgaaaatatggaaaaatcacgaaaaaaggTACAAATTTCTTGACTCCGAAAGACcctgaaattttcatgatttttccgcattttcaattgtgcgtaacttttgaccaaatcaagcatttccaacgcattttttttaaattcaagctCTTTTCCCGTACTCTCTTCCtaccgtaatacattttctgtttgtgtcCTTGTGCATAAAGTAGACgccgttgaacaatggctatttttcgacgaatttgagCGTCCgagaaaacagtgtcacaaggcacaTTTTCAgtgttggaacgtggttttaCAGGTACTAAGTGCTGCACACATGTACTAAACCtgcaacaatttttttcaccgtTTTTGAAATCAAGAAAGTGAATTTTTCCCGTATAATTCTCTATACGCTGTGCGCCGTGAGCGACGATGGTTTGGTTTAGTTTCGTTTTTGGGGGAGGCTATGTGGGACGATAATTAGGTGCGGAAAGTTTCTGCACTCGTCGCGTCGagcttttaattatttacataaaGCTCGGCTAATCCGGgcgtcgcgcgcgaggcttTAGCGCGCTAACAGTATTACGTACGGGTAAGCCGgtttgttttcctttttttatgcAAAAATAGAAAGCATTAACCTTATTATTCGAGGGAGTAAAGAATCGCGATTGAAACGCTGACGCGCTAATTTTTTACGAAAGCCGCCTCGTTTAGGATGATGAACAATGCCGCCAGACAAACGCGTTTCGAGACCGAAGTTTGGTTCTCGGGAAAAGGCCAGCTCACaacttttgttatttatatacGATTCTTCGTTTGTATATAATACGTATGTCTAccatataaatatacatcaGTGAAACCTATATATGTAAGAACAAATGGAATTTACACAGCTAGCACGAGTCATCGGCTAAGTATAGAATAATACGGAGACATtcgatttttcgcgcgcaGGTGATGTACGCGAGAGGAGAAAACGAAAAGCTCTGACGATCCTCCCCTGCAGGAGAAATCGGAGACTTTGCTTTTGTCTCTCGGCTTCATACGCGTGTGCTATTTATATATACCCGATGAATGGAATAAGAGGCGCGATATTCAAGGACTACAGTAGACATTCGTACAAAAATTCAATGCTGATGCTGCTACATACGATATATCCTAAAGATTTTTCTCTCCGTTGACAGGAGCGACGTGGACTCGATCGCTCGCCTTATGTGCATTCGCTATACGAAAGCTTTGCGCTTGTAATCATCTCAGGACCTCAGAAGGTCCACGTCGCCCCTTCAGCGCTTGTAATTTCACCATCTGCGCTCGCACACACAACGTTTTTCTCTTATTCCCTCAAGTTTAAAATGCGTCATTCGACCAACGCGCAGCCAACCGGCGTCAGTCCAACGAACCTTCACAGCTGATCGTCATACTCTATTATATGCGCACTCGTCGATTATAACtatagatttttatatatatcaGACAATATCCACCATTAtgttcattctttttttttttatttctttaggATTTAGGCTAGGCGGTAAAtcagtgtgcgtgtgtgtatgtgtgtttacACCTGTGTCTTCGAGTCGTGTTTCTTGTTTTATATGAGGTGCGTGTGACCGGCCGGTGCTAACCTTGTTTTTTTGCTATCATCGACTTCGACGATATAGTTATCTTAATTTCGGGAATCTATATTGAGAAATGCTTTTGAAGTTGGATTTTAGAAAACTCTGATAAACGGGaatgtaaatttttacaaaaatcacTATCTCATAGTGATGCACGATTAGAGCCAAGGCTGAATTTTCAGAAAACTAATAACTCGCACTTAACGCGAGTTTTGTACTtgattataatttgatataaaAATCGTAGAATATGATATCGTTTGTCTCGCGTGTTAGAAAGTTGGACACTGAAAAATGTTTGCGTTCATCGGTTGTAGCTATATCGAAAGAAGGCATAATCATCGATCATTTGAAACGTCGAACACCTATATATAGGATACAAGTCAAAAAACGTCGCGGTATATTATGTTGAAATCGAAACAAAAGGTGTCCTTCGATCCGGCTGTTTGCGCGGTTAGCACAGGCGGTCAGACAGCTGCGGTTTTCATTACATACCAATACTCGCATCGTGTGTTGTTGTCGCCCTTTACAATCCAAAAGTTacacaataattatttatttatttatttttcttgttcGTTTCATTAATGTAACACGTACGGCATATTATAATTAACGTATGTATACTTAGACTATGTATTTACAGACAATCACATGACTcgtagataattttttttctattatcaTTCGTGTAGTTTACTCGTCCCTGTGCTACCGCGAATTTTCTCTCGTTTTTGTCTTTCCCAATTCGATAATTGTCGCTCATCTTCCATCGTCATCTCTGTCGTTCGCTTCCGTCGCATTCGGCTTCCTTCGAAGATCGTAAACTTCGCGACCCTCTCGCTTCTTCACGATctcatttgttaaaatttatttggCCCTCCGCGTTTTTTGGGAGCTGAAACCCGTTCAATTCTTCTTGTTCTTATCATTTTCcgcattaattttttattcgcgTCTCTCTTCACACGGAGAGCGCGCGATATCAATATATGTAAACATCTgtgtgtatagatatatattttataaaaacattatttaacGTCATAATAACTCGGCAATAAAAGTGTTCGCGTATAAAGTATCATACCATCGATTTCACAAGTTCACATGTAGCGATTCGCCCGTTGTTACAGCACCTCAAAAAGTATCTAAGAGCTTTCGTTCTATCAATCAAGTTTGCTTCATCAAATGTGAGCTTTCAAAGTCGATTTTCTTCTTAACGATTCTTGCTTTCGCAACGACGACATATCATTAATACAGAATTGCCGATTTATCTAAACACGAAACGACAATAATATCTATGCTTGTGCATCATCGAACGAGCTTCAATTCACGAGCGGAGGGTCCCGGAcgaattgtttatttttttttttatacctcTCCTCGTCTCTCAGCGGCTTCTCGCATCTCCGTCCCTTGCAATCAATCGCTCTCTTGCGCTTGTTCTTTCGTTTATAACTTTTCATAATATATCTACGCAAAATATCATACGTGTGCCTCAAGGCAAGAACAAGTATacgtaatattttataaatcttaTAATTCGCATTTATCGACCACGATACGATGCTTGCCTGTCGCTATATCGTATCGCTATCGATCGAACGATCGGCGAGTCGGAATTCATTGAGGTGAGCTCGAGTATAGTTCAAAGTATACCATAACTTTTTTTCCAAACTACAATACGTTTATACTCAACAAAgtgtatatatgcatatatatcaCTGTCGTCCAATTGGaagctttttttcaaaaaatatacacCGTATTATCACATCGTTTGCGCTAAAGCTCATTTGCGTAACTCTATACCGAGGAAGAGAACAATAATCTGAAAATTAGAATAATCCCACGCGCGACAATCTGGTAAATCTCCAAAAAGTCGCGACTCACGCGCAAGCGGAGAGTGCTCTTATCGAAGCGCCTCATCTTCCGCAGAGCTTGCAATGACGTCGCGCGATCGATCCCCGCGAGCCATgaatctctccctctctctctccctcaatTCCAAGCGGGCGCTGGCGtcgcgctgccgccgccgcagcacGATTCGTCGCCATCcacaagagcgagagagagagagagagagagagagagagagagagagagagagagagagatctcaGCGTCGGCGGTACAGCGCCTAATTGCAAAATCGATCGGCGAGCTCCCATCAGAGCTTCCTGCAAGCTCACCGCGCCGCTCGTCAATCACGAGCCAGCGAGCAAGCGAGCGTCTCTCTCGTTCCTCGATCTCACCTCACGAGGACTCGCCGTCAGCTATACAGACATCGTCACTGCGCTGCGCTGGTGCACGATGCGTGTACGGCTATGTGCATGCGCTTGTACACGTATACGCACGTATCATAAGGTAAAACGCAGATCGACGAAAGAATGAACGTATAATATCGGTGGCGCAGCGAAAGCTCGACGAGAGAAGGcgtgttttattatttattttcctttttatcgctcgcgcgcgcggcgctcgaGATTTATGGCCGCAGCTccgtgtgtgtgggtgtgcaCGAGAGGCGCATTGAGATTTGAGCTTTAAGCGGCGATGCGATGGCCTTTTTAAGTGATATCGCCGGGGCGCTGTTAAGAGGCCGTGACAAATGGACGCGCGCTGCTTCGAATCGTAaaatgcccccccccccccccaactCTCGAGTGCTTATTTACGGGCTCGAATGATTTCGATGCGCGCGAAAGCGCCGTTTTACCGGATTATTTCCCATGACACGACGTGGCGGATTACGTATTTTTGGTCGAAATCATTCCGTCGTTATAAATCATCAAATCTCGATGTGGACGTGCTGGAAAGCTCGGAAGATCTTAATTATGTCCTCTCGGCTCGGTGAGGGAGaagcaaaaaatgaaaaaatcagTGGACGCTCGGCTCGTTTGCCGGAACCAAAAAGTACTTACAGGCGATGACCCGATTCTCGCCGGAGACGGCTCTCCTCGATTGATTTTCGCGGCGAGAGCGCGTCCAAGCGAGTTAACGAGAAAACGCGCGCGGATAAGAGGAGCTTTTTTTGCGCGAGTGCAGTGCGCGGGAATTTCGAATGAGTTATTTCTTCTTAATTGCGCGAGCTAAATCGACGCGCTCTCGTTGTCGTCGAGGACCTTGCGGAATGTATAATGATCGATCGCAGTGTAGTATCGTAGTGCTGCTGCGCCACCGAGAATCACAAGTTTCAGCTAACAACTACACGCTAACGGCCGGATCAGACTGTCTTGAGATGAAGATTGCTCTTCTAAGCGTAGCCTCTCCCcgtcccccctctctctctctctctctctctctctctctcgacaatATGAAAGTCTATATACGGCGTCGACCGAAGTAGCGCGCAGAGAGCGAGAATTCGTGTTTCTCGTCACggatgcgcgagcgcgagctcgAATTTCAATCAGAGAAAGGCGAACTTGAGCGCGgcgcggaaaaaagagagagaaaaagggcgACGCGGAGGAGGGAAATCCACAATAGGAGCCCGGCGATCTTCCTCGCGACCCTACTCATTACTTATTTCTAGCCCTCTGGCTTACTCCGTTCCTCTTcaggtttctctctctctctctccctctccatCACACTCTTGTTTCTTTCTCGAAAGGAAGGCTGCGCTGCTCTCATCGATATCCTCCGAATCAActctcgctctatctctcACCATCGGTGCGGCGGACCCATATCCTTCATCGGCGCATTTTGACGAGACGAGCTTTTTCCATCCCTCCTGTGTATGCGGTGCAACGTCGGCGCCTCGCGTCGCGACTCGCTCCCTCGCGAGTGTCACGGAAGATTTCGATCTTCCCGAGACACACTGCGTCGCTatactcgtgtgtgtgtgtgtgtgtgtgtgtgcgtgcgtgcacTGAAAAAAGTGATTCGCAAGCAGAGCTTTTCTTCCGCGCGCCTAATGTGTCCCGTGCAAAATTTGACTCGCGGAGATAACTGGCCGCGAGCCAAACTGCGCGACCAAGCTCCGTGTAACTTCCCCTCCGCGGAGGGAGAGGGAATCGTATATTCCGCcgacatttttttctccctccgcGTACCTCAGCttcagctttctctctcggtgtGCATAAATCACTCGCCGCGTAGTCGAGCGTGAATTCGCTCGCTAGGattcatttttattgtttCTATCCCTTCTATACTTCTGCTCAACGTGTGCCTCGAAGAAAATACAACCAAGATTTTCGCCCAAAGTCGGTGATACTTTCTTCTCCCCGTCGCGCGGGGCCGCGTAGAGAGCgaacagagagagaatcgGCCCTGTGTCGCTGCTTCCGAGAGGCTGCGTGTCTAAACGTGTTTCGAAAGCTCGCGAAGGAGCGCCGCATTGAGTTCTGCCTCGAAGTTAATGCGGCGTTCGATGCATATCTCAGTGTCAATAATCATTTATCACAATATCGGAATTTCGTCGGAATCGCAAAGCAAGCGCGCGGTCGCGTCGATCGCTGGAACCTCGTGTAGTCGTATTGTAACAACGATATAGTGTAACGATGATGAGGAAAAAATCCCGACGTCGAAAAGTAGATAACAAGAAGCgcaagctttctctctctctctctctctctctctctctctctctctccctctctctctcgctctctctcgttccAGCGATCGATCAGTCGGAAACGCGCAGAGCCGATTCTTCGTCGTGACACCTGCACACCAGTAGTGGATAACGCAATCATCCTCTCCCTTGCAAATCCCTATCTTTTCAGTGCACGCGAGGAGTCGAGCGGACGACCGGCGCCGAGTGCGTGTGTATCGGTGTAATACGTCGTTGCGCATGTCTCTTGTCTCTTCTGCGATCGTCGCCCACGTCAGAGCTGGCGCGCGTGTCTCGTGTGTCGTGCGTGTGTGTCGTGTGCTCTCCTCTCCTTATGTCTAGTTATTATGTATAGGGGCCGAGGTAGCGGCTCGCaggacgaggaggagaaggTTCATCGGTACCAGGCGGGCCCGGTCGTCGGCAGATAGGTCTGGGTGAGGGCGACCGCGAGGCTGACGAGCAGCAAGCCGCAGAGACGGCCGCGCTCGGACTCGCTCGCCGTCAGGCTCAGCGCACCCGCGAACCAGCACAGGAAGCGACAGCAGCCCGGCACCGAGCTTATGCCGCGCTGGATCGCCGCCGGATGCTCCCCTGTTGACAGATCAGAGGCGACGGGCGTTTCGTTATAAATATTCGAGAATTGGGAATCTTTCTACGAATTTTAGCGGTCGTTATACCATTGAGAACGTGAAGCTGGACGCTGGTGCTGTCGAGGTTGCTCGGCCTGCACGTGTAGTTGCCGGAGTCCTCGGGCCCGGCGTTGTGGATCGTCAGATTGCTCGACGTGTCGTTCGTGCCGTCGATCAGCTTCGTCTGTATGTTCATCTTGCCCTTGCGGTCGAACAGCTGACGTTCCTGGTGAAGCCAGAACACGTAGAACGGGATCTCGAGCGAGTTCTTGACCACGCACTGCAGGATCACCGTGCTGCCCGTCTTCACGTAGCGATCCTTGTCGCCCAGGATCTCGATTTGCGGCACtgcaattttcgttttttcacCATTTCATCATTTTACATGAATCATAGTATAGTAGGAATACATTTCGTCACGATGATTCTCGCGGGGTAAGATTCCGcgagcaaatgaaaaaatcgtTTGGTTTATTATTGCGGAAGCTCGCGAGAATAGTTTGATGCCATAACTCGGGGGTTATAAAAGGCTGAAAATGAAATTCTTACGCGTCGCGTTTATAGTATAGGCTTTATTACGTTCTGAGAGCGTATTCACGGTCCAACTGCCTGGTCGTTCCTTGGAGAAACGTTCATTGAATAAATCGGATTAAAGAAGAAACTCACCGATGACGATCAGCCTGACCGTGTGGCTGAGCTTGGGCTCCGTCGATATCTGGCACTCGTACTCCCCCTCGTCT
Coding sequences within it:
- the LOC100121481 gene encoding protein turtle homolog B, coding for MRTSSCVNYYVLCLVCWVLLGITGVSTRSHSLVKRFSGVYPGPYIDARNMTNVTVQLNTHAYLPCKVRQIGNKSVSWVRTRDDHILAVDRTIFIADDRFQSHFYDKTNTWSLLVKYAQKRDEGEYECQISTEPKLSHTVRLIVIVPQIEILGDKDRYVKTGSTVILQCVVKNSLEIPFYVFWLHQERQLFDRKGKMNIQTKLIDGTNDTSSNLTIHNAGPEDSGNYTCRPSNLDSTSVQLHVLNGEHPAAIQRGISSVPGCCRFLCWFAGALSLTASESERGRLCGLLLVSLAVALTQTYLPTTGPAWYR